A stretch of the Amycolatopsis sp. BJA-103 genome encodes the following:
- a CDS encoding urease accessory protein UreD: MKAHARLTACFEGGRTVLRELRSMAPLTLLPKRGTGATAIVHLVNSATSPLGGDELKLTIRICAGASLRLSGVAATIALPGLHGEGSVSEVDVTVEGGGSLEYLPEPTVVTARARHRAVFKASLAADAYLHTREVLVLGRAGERPGSLVTTQHVTRGEVPVLRQTLEIGDSTLDSSLAHLAGRRVLATDLVVGGPELPEASGEWWSRTSLAAGGTLTTSLAHDAVTALKPLS; this comes from the coding sequence GTGAAGGCACACGCGCGGCTGACCGCCTGCTTCGAGGGCGGCCGGACCGTACTGCGTGAGCTGCGCTCGATGGCGCCGCTCACGCTTCTTCCGAAGCGGGGCACCGGCGCGACGGCGATCGTGCACCTGGTCAACTCGGCGACGTCGCCGCTCGGCGGCGACGAACTGAAGCTGACCATCCGCATCTGCGCCGGTGCTTCGCTGCGGCTCTCCGGAGTCGCGGCGACCATCGCGCTCCCCGGCCTGCACGGCGAGGGAAGCGTGTCCGAAGTGGACGTTACGGTGGAAGGCGGGGGATCGCTGGAATACTTGCCGGAGCCGACCGTCGTGACCGCGCGAGCCCGGCACCGCGCGGTGTTCAAGGCGTCTCTGGCTGCCGATGCCTACCTGCATACGCGGGAGGTGCTCGTGCTCGGTCGGGCAGGTGAGCGGCCTGGGTCTTTGGTGACCACTCAGCACGTGACGCGCGGGGAAGTCCCGGTGCTGCGCCAGACGTTGGAGATCGGGGACTCCACTTTGGACTCCAGTCTCGCGCATCTGGCCGGACGCAGGGTGCTGGCGACCGACCTGGTCGTCGGTGGCCCGGAGCTGCCCGAGGCGTCCGGCGAGTGGTGGTCCCGGACGTCGCTCGCAGCGGGTGGGACACTCACGACGTCATTGGCGCACGATGCCGTGACCGCGCTCAAACCGCTGAGCTGA
- the ureG gene encoding urease accessory protein UreG produces the protein MPVEHGHGHGHVHPVNFDPTAAEPDHYDQAPTAGRAYRIGIGGPVGSGKTALTAALCRALGDEVNLAVVTNDIYTTEDADFLRKAGVLDPERIEAVQTGACPHTAIRDDITANLDAVELLEERFPGLDLVIIESGGDNLTAVFSRGLADSQVFVVDVAGGDKVPRKGGPGVTTADLLVINKIDIAHLVGADMDVMTSDAHRMRGELPVITQSLVDTPNAPDVAAWVRSLLPVRAG, from the coding sequence TTGCCAGTTGAGCACGGTCATGGACACGGTCATGTCCACCCGGTCAACTTCGACCCGACCGCCGCCGAACCCGATCACTACGACCAGGCGCCGACCGCCGGGCGCGCGTACCGGATCGGGATCGGCGGGCCGGTGGGCAGCGGGAAGACCGCGCTCACCGCGGCGCTGTGCCGGGCGCTCGGCGACGAGGTGAACCTCGCCGTCGTCACCAACGACATCTACACCACCGAGGACGCAGACTTCCTGCGCAAGGCCGGAGTGCTCGACCCGGAACGGATCGAGGCCGTGCAGACCGGGGCTTGCCCGCATACCGCGATCCGCGACGACATCACCGCCAACCTCGACGCCGTCGAACTGCTGGAGGAGCGCTTCCCGGGGCTGGACCTGGTGATCATCGAAAGCGGCGGCGACAACCTCACCGCGGTGTTCAGCCGGGGGCTCGCGGACAGCCAGGTTTTCGTGGTCGACGTCGCTGGTGGCGACAAGGTGCCGCGCAAGGGCGGTCCTGGCGTGACGACCGCGGATCTGCTGGTGATCAACAAGATCGACATCGCGCATCTGGTCGGCGCGGACATGGACGTGATGACGTCGGACGCGCACCGGATGCGGGGCGAGCTGCCGGTCATCACGCAGTCCCTTGTGGACACTCCGAACGCGCCGGACGTCGCGGCCTGGGTCCGCTCGCTGCTCCCGGTCCGCGCGGGGTGA
- a CDS encoding urease accessory protein UreF has translation MDLSALILADSRFPGGGHVHSGGLEEAVARKLITHERDLPGFLSGRLRTAGSLAAVFAAASAHAAARNVQSGHWRRLDLELDARTPSLAQREASRAQGRGTARAGKAAWPSPVLSRLLKETPRPHHPVIVGALVGVPFDAAMAVAYLAISGPASAAVRLLGLDPFAVNAVVARLSAEVREVSLRAAEVAGDDPAELPAPGSPALDLFAEAHARHHKEEVRLFAS, from the coding sequence ATGGATCTCTCCGCGCTGATCCTCGCCGACTCCCGGTTCCCCGGGGGTGGGCACGTCCATTCCGGCGGTCTCGAAGAGGCCGTCGCCCGGAAGCTGATCACGCACGAACGCGATTTGCCGGGCTTCCTCTCCGGGCGGTTGCGGACCGCGGGTTCGCTGGCCGCGGTGTTCGCCGCGGCGTCGGCGCACGCGGCCGCCAGAAATGTCCAGAGTGGACATTGGCGGCGGCTCGACCTCGAACTCGACGCCCGGACGCCGTCGCTCGCGCAACGGGAGGCGTCCCGGGCGCAAGGGCGAGGAACGGCGAGGGCGGGCAAGGCGGCGTGGCCGTCTCCGGTGCTTTCCCGGCTATTGAAGGAAACTCCGCGACCGCATCATCCGGTGATCGTCGGTGCGCTGGTCGGGGTGCCCTTCGACGCTGCGATGGCGGTCGCGTACCTGGCGATCAGCGGTCCGGCGAGCGCGGCCGTCCGGCTGCTCGGGCTCGACCCGTTCGCCGTCAACGCCGTCGTGGCACGGCTCTCCGCCGAGGTCCGGGAGGTTTCCCTGCGTGCGGCCGAAGTCGCGGGGGACGATCCGGCCGAGCTTCCGGCGCCGGGGTCTCCGGCGCTCGATCTGTTCGCCGAGGCACACGCCCGGCATCACAAGGAAGAGGTGCGTCTCTTTGCCAGTTGA
- a CDS encoding urease subunit alpha, with product MPSIDRERYAELFGPTTGDRIRLADTDLLIEVTEDRSMGPSGSGDEVLFGGGKVIRESMGQGMATRAEGAPDLIITGAVILDHWGIIKADVGVRDGRIVGIGKAGNPDTMDGVDPALVVGPSTEVLSGNGKILTAGGIDCHVHFICPQLTDTALASGLTTLVGGGTGPVEGSKATTVTPGAWNLGRMLQAMDGQPVNVLLLGKGNTVRHEALREQLAAGAGGFKLHEDWGSTPAAIDACLTVADESGVQVAIHTDTLNEAGFLESTVDAIRGRSINAYHTEGAGGGHAPDIIQVAGLPNILPSSTNPTRPHTANTLDEHLDMLVVCHHLNPSVPEDLAFAESRIRPTTIAAEDVLHDLGAISMMSSDSQAMGRIGEVIIRTWQTAHVMKRRRGALPGDGAADNLRARRYVAKYTINPAIAHGMEREIGSVEIGKLADLVLWEPKFFGVRPHVVLKGGFPAWAAMGDANASIPTPQPVLARPMFGAAPRVASASSFHFVAQEAIDNEVAERFGISRTLVPVSNTRSRGKADMVLNDATPDIRVEPDSFAVHVDGELIEPQPVTELPMAQRYFLF from the coding sequence ATGCCGTCGATCGACCGTGAGCGTTACGCCGAACTCTTCGGCCCGACGACCGGGGACCGGATCCGCCTCGCGGACACGGACCTGCTGATCGAGGTCACCGAAGACCGCAGCATGGGGCCGTCAGGCAGCGGGGACGAGGTGCTGTTCGGCGGCGGCAAGGTGATCCGCGAATCCATGGGCCAGGGGATGGCGACCAGGGCCGAAGGAGCGCCGGACCTGATCATCACCGGCGCGGTGATCCTGGACCACTGGGGGATCATCAAGGCCGACGTCGGCGTCCGGGACGGCCGGATCGTCGGCATCGGCAAGGCGGGCAACCCGGACACGATGGACGGTGTGGATCCCGCGCTGGTCGTCGGACCGTCGACGGAGGTGTTGTCCGGCAACGGGAAGATCCTCACCGCGGGCGGGATCGACTGCCACGTCCACTTCATCTGCCCCCAGCTGACCGATACCGCGCTGGCGTCCGGGCTGACGACCCTGGTCGGCGGCGGGACCGGGCCGGTCGAGGGCAGCAAGGCGACCACGGTCACGCCCGGCGCGTGGAATCTCGGCCGGATGCTGCAGGCGATGGACGGTCAGCCGGTCAACGTCCTGTTGCTGGGCAAAGGGAACACCGTCCGGCACGAGGCGCTGCGCGAGCAGCTCGCCGCCGGCGCGGGCGGGTTCAAACTGCACGAGGACTGGGGGAGCACCCCGGCCGCGATCGACGCCTGCCTCACCGTTGCCGACGAATCCGGTGTCCAGGTGGCGATCCACACCGACACCCTGAACGAGGCGGGTTTCCTGGAGTCCACTGTGGACGCCATCCGGGGCCGTTCGATCAACGCGTACCACACCGAAGGCGCGGGCGGCGGGCACGCGCCGGACATCATCCAGGTCGCCGGGCTCCCCAACATCCTGCCGTCGTCGACGAACCCGACGCGCCCGCACACCGCGAACACCCTCGACGAGCATCTCGACATGCTCGTCGTCTGCCACCACCTGAACCCGTCCGTGCCCGAGGACCTGGCGTTCGCCGAAAGCCGCATCCGGCCGACGACGATCGCGGCCGAGGACGTCCTGCACGACCTCGGCGCGATCTCCATGATGAGCTCGGATTCCCAGGCGATGGGCCGGATCGGTGAGGTGATCATCCGGACCTGGCAGACCGCGCACGTGATGAAGCGGCGGCGCGGCGCGCTGCCCGGTGACGGCGCCGCCGACAACCTGCGGGCTCGTCGCTATGTCGCCAAATACACGATCAACCCCGCGATCGCGCACGGGATGGAGCGCGAGATCGGTTCGGTGGAGATCGGGAAACTCGCGGATCTCGTTTTGTGGGAGCCGAAGTTCTTCGGCGTCCGGCCGCATGTCGTGCTGAAAGGCGGATTCCCGGCGTGGGCGGCGATGGGTGACGCGAACGCGTCCATCCCGACACCGCAGCCGGTGCTGGCACGGCCGATGTTCGGCGCGGCCCCGAGGGTCGCGTCCGCGAGCAGTTTCCATTTCGTGGCGCAGGAAGCGATCGACAACGAGGTGGCCGAACGGTTCGGCATCTCGCGGACACTGGTGCCGGTCTCGAACACCCGCTCCCGAGGCAAGGCCGACATGGTGCTCAACGACGCCACGCCGGACATCCGGGTGGAGCCGGACAGTTTCGCCGTGCACGTCGACGGTGAGCTGATCGAACCGCAACCGGTGACGGAACTGCCGATGGCGCAAAGGTATTTCTTGTTCTGA